The window TATGGCGTTTCCGTGGCCCCACCTCTCCTGCCCTATCTTGTCGGCCTCTATTATAGCGCTGTATACGTGGGGCCTCCTCCGCCTCAGCCAGTCCAATAGTGTGGGGCCGAAATCGAAACTGATCCAGGTGTAGTTGCCCAACAAGGCGTTCGGCTCATAGCACTCGAAGGCGATACGCTCGTTCCAGTGCCGATACGGCGCGGCCGACGGCTCCGGCAGTATTGTCTCCAGCCAGGGATCTTCTCTAGGCGGCTGGTAAAAATGCCCGTGGATAATTATCACAGGGATATGGGGATAACTATATATAAACTTGGGCCGTCAAGACGCCGTATTATGTCGATACCGGAGGCGGTGGCGTTAGCGACGGCGATCTACGCGCTGGCGGTAACTGCGACGTACCTCCTCCTGCTCAGCAGAACTCCAGGTTGTGGGAGGAACCTCTTGAGATGCGTCAGAGGGAGAGAACTTGTCGTGATAGTTGCCATAATCCTGGCACAGATGGCGATAATGATGCTCGTCGCTACTATAGCCTTATCGCCTTAACACTCGAGGGGCACGAGCCTGGCCAGCCCCACCTCCACGTCGTCGCCCAGCCTCCCCGAGTCCGCATATGCCCATATCTGCTGGCCGTCAATGTCTAGGAGGATCTTGACGCCTCTAGCGGACCGCAACGTCTGCACTATACGTCCCCTAATACGCCCCGATCCCACCACGACGTCCTCTGGCCTCACCCCGAAACACCTCCCCTCGAGTCTAAGTATCTGGAATCCGACCAGCCTAGCGGTCACGGCGTGTCTGGGCTCGGCGAATATCTCCTCTACCTCCCCCATCTCCACGATCCTCCCCCTGTACATCACCGCTACAAGATCGCCGAGGGAGTAGGCCTCGTCGCGGTCGTGCGTGACGTGCACAACCGGGATGCCGTACTCCTGGGGCAGACTCCGCAACAGCGGGAGGGCCGTCTCCTTAATATCGGGGTCTAGCCCGGCCATAGGCTCGTCGAGCAGGAGTAGCCTAGGCCTCACGACCAACGCCCTGGCCAGCGCGACCCTCTGCCTCTGTCCGCCTGATAGCTGTCTAGGCGTTCTCTGCAACAGCTCCTTTATGCCCAGCCTATCCGCTATCTCGGCGACCGCCTTCCTCCTCTCCTCGCGCGGGATGCCGCGCATCCTCAAGCCGAATTCTATGTTGGCGTAGACGGTCATGTTGTCGAACAAGGCGTAGGACTGGGGCACATAGGCTATGTTCCTCTTCTCAGGCGGCAATCTGGATATCTCGACCCCGTCCAACGTGATCGAGCCCTCGGCCTTCAAGATCCCGGCAATTACCTTGAGCAAGGTGGTCTTGCCGGCTCCGTTAGGCCCCATCACCACCAAGTACCCGCCCTCAACGGTCAGGTCAATGGGCCCCAACAAGAACTCGCCGAGCTTGGTCCTAACTCCTCTTAGCTCCAACATATCTGACGGCTAGACGATAGGCGAAGAACACCGCCAGGACGAACGTTACCAACGCCGCCGAGAACTTCACCGCCTCGTTAAGGCCTAGGCCTATATATGCTTGATATATGTATATAGAGGCTGGATATATGGAGGCGTTGCCCACTATCACGTAGTAGGCCACCACCAACAAGGCGCCGGCTTCGGAGACCGACCGGGCCCAGGAGAGGAGGGCCCCGTTGATTATAGCACCCTTTATATTGGGCAACACGACCGACAAAAAGGCCCTGAAGGGCCCAGCCCCGAGAGTCCTCGCCGCGTTTTCCAGCTCGGGGTCCAACAGCCTAATCGCGCTTTCGATGGTCCTCACAGCGTATGTGGCCGACAGGTAGGAGACGGCTATCACGGCGCCCGGCAACGCGTCTATGATCTTGATCCCCAAAGCGTTGAGGGAGGGGCCGAGCCCGTACGCCACAAAGGCCAGCACGACCATTAGGCCGACCACGGTATGGGGCATCACGATGGGTATATCTATCACTACGTCGACCAGCTCCTTGAGCCTAAACTCGTGGCGGGCCAAGACGTAGGCCGTGGGTATGCCCAAGGCCACCGCCGCCAGCGACGCCGCGGTCGATATGAGCACCGTCAACCCCAAAGATTGAAGGAAGGACCCCGTCGAGAGGGCGGCGGCCAAGCTTCCCCAGCCTAGATATATCAGGAGCAAGAGAGGGTACAGGAAGAAGAGCAGAAGGACGCCGAAGAGGGAAAAAACAGAGGCTTTAAATAGATCCATTAGGGGAACGCCGGCGCGTACTGGGGCACTTGCGACAGAGGAACTGTGTAGGGCTTTAGCTGAGCGGGCACGTCGGAATAATTG of the Thermoproteus uzoniensis 768-20 genome contains:
- a CDS encoding ABC transporter ATP-binding protein translates to MLELRGVRTKLGEFLLGPIDLTVEGGYLVVMGPNGAGKTTLLKVIAGILKAEGSITLDGVEISRLPPEKRNIAYVPQSYALFDNMTVYANIEFGLRMRGIPREERRKAVAEIADRLGIKELLQRTPRQLSGGQRQRVALARALVVRPRLLLLDEPMAGLDPDIKETALPLLRSLPQEYGIPVVHVTHDRDEAYSLGDLVAVMYRGRIVEMGEVEEIFAEPRHAVTARLVGFQILRLEGRCFGVRPEDVVVGSGRIRGRIVQTLRSARGVKILLDIDGQQIWAYADSGRLGDDVEVGLARLVPLEC
- a CDS encoding ABC transporter permease, translating into MDLFKASVFSLFGVLLLFFLYPLLLLIYLGWGSLAAALSTGSFLQSLGLTVLISTAASLAAVALGIPTAYVLARHEFRLKELVDVVIDIPIVMPHTVVGLMVVLAFVAYGLGPSLNALGIKIIDALPGAVIAVSYLSATYAVRTIESAIRLLDPELENAARTLGAGPFRAFLSVVLPNIKGAIINGALLSWARSVSEAGALLVVAYYVIVGNASIYPASIYIYQAYIGLGLNEAVKFSAALVTFVLAVFFAYRLAVRYVGAKRS